The genomic DNA TGACATTATCATCTTTTGTTATGACCTCAGTTGTATTGGAGATTATTATTCCATAATCGGAACCATACTTGTTAATCGCTTTTGTGATTTGTCTTTTAGTTTTTTCCCCAAGACCGACTTCAATAGGTATCGGATTTTCAAATCCTTTTTTAATTAGAAAATCTACCGTATTTTTACCATAATCGAAAAAAACATCAAATTTAAAATAATTTTCATTATTCATTGCATTAAACAATGCTGATGCTACAAGATTTTCAACCAATATTCCCTCATAATCTTCCTTTTTCATTGAAGAAAAACCGAAGTGAAAATTTATGGCATGCCTAATGCTTGAATTAGCAAAATAATAATTCCATGATTTTTTCACACGACCTCCAGGACTGACATAAGGTTCATAATGAAATATCAACTGTGTTTTTTCCAATAGTCTAAGCAACGAATTAACTGTACTTTTATTTGTATTTGCACTTTGGGCCAATGTGGCCTGGGATACCTCTCCGGGAAATTTTTGCGCTAAAAACTGCAATAAACGAAGGGAATGGTCTTCACTATCTTTCGTGATGTTTCTTATTGTTCCCAAATCTTTTGTAACTATGGTATCCACAGATTCATAGAGTTTTTCACAGGCTTTCCTTTCTGTTTTTTCATGCATTACAGATGGAAATCCTCCAAATTTAAAATATTTATCCCAATCATTAGAGGTATAATTTTTAAGACCCATTAAATCCATATTTATTTTCTGCTCCAGTTCACAGGATTTGTCAATTTCAGATGTAAAAAGCAGATTGAACAATTCATTTGAAATGCTTCCAGTATCATAATTATATTTTAATTTCAAATGCTGTGAATAATTTAATGGAAAAATAGAATTTCTTATCATTCTTCTTTTAGCTTCATTTTCATATTCTAATTTTAAAGCTGATGATCCGGTGAAAATCATGAATATTTTTTTACTTTGATCATATATTATTTTTCCCGCCATTGACCAATCCTTATCAAAGTGAGCCTCATCAATTAAAAGAAATAATTCCTTATTAATAGTTCTTGGAGTTAAATGATGAAATTCATCCAGATAAAACTCTATCGTGTCTAAAATATCGCATTTTGTTATTTTATTGATTTGGTCGCATGATATATACAAGATTTGATTTTGATTAATGTTTTTTGTTTTTAACAGATATTCATAGACTTGATATAAAATTGTTGTTTTTCCAACACCCCTCAATCCCGGCAAAACAATAAAACGATTAATATTGTCCCCCTCTAAAAAATCATCAATGACTTTGGTTATATCTTTAAAGTCATTTCTATGGTTAAATGCTTCATTATGGTAACTTAATTCTTCATCTAATATCAAGGGCATTTCAGTTGTTTGCTTTTGAAGGTAATTTCGCATTGAATTTTTTTCATCAGAATTCATAAATTTTATCCTCCCACAAATTAATTATAAATTATTAATTATTATATTGGTCGTTCATATATAAATATATGATTAATATAATAATCGATAATATATAAATGATTGATTATTTTAATATTTGATCTTAAAGAAAATCGTAAAGATAATATCTTTATATTCATCAAAGACATCTAAACCGGAATTGTTAATTAACCAATCACCAATTGTATTTTCATTATAATCGTTAATTTCGTTTGTCATGTGGTCTGTAAATACTTCAATTTTCTTTTGAAGAGACATCATAACCATATCATTCTTTTGAGGCTCATTTTCAAGATATTCTTTGAATTTGTCTCTAAAATCATCAACACTGTTGAGATCTTCATTCCTCATTTGTTCTCGAAAATCCTTGATTAAAGTTTCAAATGGAATAGTGATGAAATTTGCATTGTTATATATCATAATCCCCATAGGCGGATTTTTAGACAACATGAACAACTTATTAACCCCTTCATATGTTTTATTTCCATTTACTGTAACAACACTATCAGCAGCCATTGCAACTGCACTTGGAGTCATAATCAGCACTTCCGAAGTCATATGAATAACACCTCCATTTATATTAATAACTAGCATTGAATATGTTTTTTGACAATTATTAACATTGCCAAACTGCGACTAGGCACAAAAACACAAATATGCTCATATCACATGATGAAAAAACATGAATCCCAAAAAACAAATACAAATAAATAAAAAAACAAGTAATTAAAATAACAGTCACCCCGGTAACCGTTAGTTTAATTATAGAAAAAATTAATATAAACTATCCTTCGACCATGATGAGCTTGCCCGTCGATGGATCCTTATAAACCTTACCCATCTCGGTATAACCCTGACCTGAACTGTTGCTGGTATCCGGAGCCTCATCCAACTGAGTGCCCTGATCAATTTCAGTGGTTTTCTGCTGCATCTGCTCCTGAATATTCTCGCTTGGATCAATCATCGCCTGCATATTCCATGAGATAATGACAAAAACCAGAAACCCAACAGCAATAACCAGCATCGCATCCACCAGGTTGGATGTTCCGGCCATCGGATCTTCCTCAACACGCTCACGTCTACGCTGTCTGCTTCTAACCATGGTATCTACTCCATATAGTCAAGCACCGCATCAGACAATGCATCCAAATCAGCCAAGGCCTTATCGCACCACTGCTTTCTGATTTTTCCAAGCACATAGCATAATGCACCGGAACCGATACCCACAATGGTTGTGTTAAAAGCAATTGTCAGGGATGATGCCAAAGTGTTAATGTCACCAGCACCCAAAGCCGCAAGACCGGGACCCATAGGAATCAAAGTACCCATCAAACCCAAAGTCGGCCCTACACGGGTGATGACATCAGTCTTGTTCAAAGTCTTATCCACACGCTCCTCTTCAACCTCAACGAGTCTACGGGCTAGAGCCTCACGTGAGGATTTTTTCATGGTTGAAGAGTTAGCAATCTCTGAGAGTATAACCTTCTGATTTGAGGGAATATTACTGTTTTTGATAATACTTTTAACCTCATCAATGGATGGGGCATTGTTAATCGCCCACATCATATCACGAGTATCCCTGACTTTATGATTTTTGTTTTTAAAGTACTCGGCAATCACCTCACCCAATAAAAAGAGTGAAAGAACCACAATAATCAAAAGAATAATCAATACCGGTATTGACAGGCTCTGTGAGATAATGTTCATCGCATCTGCAATGAAAGTGTCACCAAAAAAAGAAAGCATTAATAAAAAACCTCCTATTAATAAAAAAAAGAGGGGAAAACCCCTCGATTTATTTTTCGTGTTTAAATTTTTTCATTTAGCATATAAAAAAACCAGACATGGAATATGTCCAGCATTTTTAAGGAGAAAAACATATCCAATTCAACAGTCCCAGATTCCACTTATGGGAATCCGGGGGAAAGACCAAAACTAATCTTTCTCTCTACAATATTTAAATTTCATCACCATCATCATCTTTGCGTTTCCTGTAAGCATAACCACAAAGGACAATGCAGGAAAACAACACGACAGCTAGAACAAATTTCCAATTACTATCATCTATATTAATAACTTTTTTTACTTCGTATGCATTAACAGATTCCGGAACCTCACCAGATTCAGAACCACCTTCAACAGACTCAGAATCACCACTAGCAGCAGCCTCAACACCAATAGACGGAGAAGTTCCAGTGTTGCTTTGAACTGTGGAAACATCACCTTCCACTTCACCTTCACGACCATTCAAATCAGAACCACCATGACCACTGGAACCATGACCATTACCTGACCCCTGACCGTTACCGGTACCGGTACCATAACCGTTACCAGCATTGGAATTTCCACTACCAGTAAACCTTTTAATCATATCAGCAATGCTTGGAGCCTTAGGATTAGGATTGTCAATCGCCTCACCAGCCTCATAACCCGGATCATGGTCACGATTAGAAGACGAATAACCCTCCGCTATAGGAGTATTCCAAGAAATGGACTTCTTGATTTCCGCCGAAATCTTAGCGGTAATAGTGGTAATCGATGACGCCACATCAAAAGTCGCAACCGCCTGATTGTCAATGAACTTAACAGTCTGAGTGTATCTGCCGGCAGTGAAAGTCACATCAAAAGCCGGAATCTCAGAGAGAAACTCACCGGTACGCATATTCTGCAATCTCAAACGATAAGATGAATCACCAATACGATCAAGGACAAGATTCACAAAACCTTCCTGATAGTGTGTTGCACCGCTTGTCAACCAATGATATGAATCAGACCCGTCCATCAGGTTGTAGCCATAACCGTCACAACCACTTTGGATAGGAGTGCTTGTCTTACGTGATTCCCATGCACGATGCTCAACAAGAACACAAACATTGTTTTCAATATGAACCTCACCATGGAAATTGCTTGCAAGCTCAAACACCTGAATAGCATTATCATACTGAGCATACAAATCGGTTGTATGGCGGAAATTATAGAACAAGTCATATTCACGACCGCTTTCCGGCTCACCTTCATGAGAGTGAATCTTCCAAATCAGATTGCTCAACACTTCAACATCCTCACTGTAACCGTTGAAGTTGATACCCATAAAACAGCCTTCAATACGATTATGAGTAACATTCAAACCAATATACCTGCCTGACAGATATATTGCATCACCAATGCCCTCATAAATAACATTATTGTCAACAAGAGTATTCTTATTGGTATTTTTAAAATACAATCCGAAATAACCGTAATTGATGGTATTGTTGACTATCCTCGTATTTTCATTACCATCCAAAAGGATATTATTGGCCTCAGAGAAATACGGATCAACACCATTATTCTCAAGCAAAGAATTGCTGATGACAGTACCACTTGTACCTTTAAGATAAACTCCGTTTTTAGTACTGTTCACAACACTTACCCTGTCGATTACAGTATCCTTTGAACCGGTAACCTGAATTCCATTAGTGGAATTGACGATTTGAGTATCCTTAACGACAACATTCTCACCATTACTAATCGCCACACCATTATCACCGGATATGATGGAATTTATTATCTTCACATTGCTTGCGCTGTTGATTAAAACCCCATCAGCACCATTTTCAATAGTGAACCCGTTGATGGTAGTGTTATCGGCATTGATTGTGAAAACCGGCTGAACACTGTTTCCCACCAACCTTGTGTTCACATTAGTGATAATGTTTAAAGGCTTGTTGATGGTGAAATTGGCACCATACAATACCGGATAATCGAAAACAAATTTGGAATAGGGTTCCGCATTATCCAACAACTCCTGAATCATCTGAATCAAAGTGGAATTGACCCTATCATTAACATTAATGGCATCAGTGATGTTGAAAGTCAATGAAGTGACCCTGCCGTAATTATTTGACAGGTCAACAGCAACAGCATTCAACACAGTATACGATTCAATGTCAACAGGTTCAATATACATTCTTCTGGTGGAACTGTTCATTGGATTGGAACCGTCAACAGTATAGTAAATAATGTATTCGTCAGAATCATCACGGGAAGACAATGTTACAGTCTGAGTGGATGGGAAAACACCACCTGAAGTTACAGTATTGTTGATGTATGCAGTTACCGGAGCAGGAGGAGTAATGTCATATGAAACAACTTCAATGGTAGTGTTACGAGCAAGATTAACACCATCATGCTCAACCACCAACTCCACACGATACCTGCCAGGTTCTCCATACATGTGTTGCGGATTCTGCTCAGTTGAATAATAACCATCACCAAAAGACCAGAAATAACTGTTATTGCCCTTAGTCGACAAATCAGTAAACTGGATAGTACGTTCAGTTCCATCAACATGACTATAAGTGAATTCAGCAGCAATATCATTAAAAGCATAAATTCCCTGAATGGTAGTTACAATTAAAGTGCCATCATCCGTAAGAGTTGGACTGGAAACACTGAAAGCACCACCATACTTGGAAGGAATACTATAACTCCACAACAACTCACCATCCAAAGATATTGCATACACAGTACTGTTACCAGACAAATAAATCACTGAATCATTACTGATTAATGGAGAGCTTAATGAAAGACTAGTGGTTTTCAAAGCTTTAAACCATAATTGATTACCATCACTTGCATTAAGCGCATACAAACCAGAAGTCCCAGACACATATAAAACACCATTATATACAGTTGGAGTTCCAGAAGCCCCTGAAACACGTTTATGCCAAGCATGAGTACCATTAAAATAATAAGCAGAAACTGCATAATGATCCACAATATAAATAAACTTATCATCACGACTCAATGAAGCATAATAACCAGAACCAACAACAAAATTGGCAGGATTACCACTTATCACATTAAGGGCCTCTTCATCACCAATAGTCAAATATACTCCAAATTTTAACGATCCATCAACATTAACACCAAATAAATAATTACTTTTAGAAATTAAATAAACAGCACCATCATCACCAATAATCGGAGTATGTGCAATCAATGCAGGAAACTTAGATGACCACAACAATTTCATGTCCTTAAATGCAAATAAAGTAGAGTAAGTATCATCACCACTAATCACATACAATGTATCATTATAACCAAAAATCGGACTGGAACCCGTATTATAATCACCTAAAACATATTTCCAAACCAACTGCCCTTCTGGAGATAAACAATACAAAGTACTGTTCAGCCAATTGACAAAATAAATATTACCATCATTACCAATTGTAGGAGTACAGATAATTTTACTGGTTGTTCCAAACCTCCAGATAACTAATCCCTGACTGTTTAAACAATATAAGTAACCATCATCACCTGAAATAAAAATATGGCCCTCACTATCAACAACAGCAGAACCACTACTTATAAAATTTTCCAATGACCATTTAGAAATATTATTTAAAGGACCAGAATAATTGGTTACACCAGAATTATTAATATCCCCCTGATATTTACCCCAAACAGCACCAGAACTTGTTGTGTTAACTTCTTTTAAATAAGTAGTTGAAAAATCATAATTATAAGTATATATCCTAAAAGGATATGATTTTAAAATATTTTCAGTGCCAGTCCAAAAATAATATGGCCATCTCGCACGAAGATTAGACACTTCTTCAATGAAAAAAGGATGAGTATAAACAATTTTAGAATTACTATCAACAGGATTTGTCCCATCTAAAGTATAATAAATAGAATTATATCCTGTTTCTCCACCAACACTTGAAAATAAAATAAAACAGTGATTTCGTGTAACTGAAAGATCATTAACCTGAATTATAGAATCTTCAATCATATAAAAATTACCTAATGAATCTAAAGCAACATAATGAACAACAGTTGTCTCATTAATAGTGAACGGACCTGTGTAAACCTTACGGGTTGAACTATATCCTGCATCACTACCATCCAAAGTGTAAAAAATAATCGCTTCAGAATCATTACACTCAATAACAACTTCCATTGTATCCTTAAACGAAGTGGATGGAGTAATATAACTTATTTTTAAAGTATCATTAGCAACCCACTTAGAATAAGTATTTTCATATGTTTTACCGTTCACGGTCAGGTAAATTGTTTCATTAGCAATATTAAATGTGACTTGACGAGTGTCCAATTCTATAGATAAAAACTGATTAATGAATTGAATATTCATTTCACTAACATCACTTGTCAGATATCCCCAACTAAACAAGTATTCTTTAAATCCATTTTCAATAAATATCTCAAATTCAACATTATTAAATTTGAATTCATAAAATTTAGAAGGTAAGTTACCTAATTGACTTATATCCTCGCCAAGATTATTATGATTTAAATCAATTGTTAAATTATAGTAAGTGACACCACGAATCCAGTAGTGATAATCCAAATCATGTTTTGTGATGTTTAAAACTATCCATGAATCCATACCTGAGCTAGCATCACTGATTTGTAAAACATCAAAATAATCATCAGGAACAATTAAACCACAATTAAAACTAGGATTATTCAAACCCCACCAATTATTGGAATAATCAATAACATCATTTGAATAGACTAAACCAAACCTATTGTTTGAATGGATTTCATTGAAATTAATATTAGATTCACCTCCACTAACATTAACACCAATACCATTACCATATATACTGTTACCTGTTAGGTTTAACTCACCAGCATTTTGAGTAACTGCAATATCACAGCCAACAAAAAAATTGTTACTGATTCTGGATTTAGCATCATTAACAACAACAGCATAATCACTAAAATTACAATACTCAACCACAGCACACAAAGCATCAATACTTAAAAAACCATTACCAAAACCATTATTCCTAAATAGAATATTAGCATCACTTGTAATGTTTGCATTAGATATTTGTGAATTTTCAATAGTTAAACTTGACTGATAATCACTTTTCAAAATATTATTCCCCTGCAAGGAAATATTTTTAAAAGTAACTTTCGCACCATCACTAACAATAACCAAAGGAACATTATCTCCTTTAGACAATAATTTACAAGAATTAAAGTCCAATGTTAAATCCTTGTCAATTACGAGATTTTCAAAATAAGAATCAACAAAGACATTAGGAGTCATTATAATTGTATCTCCATTGTTTGCATTATCAATTGCATCTTGAATAGATGAATACTCAATGCCAGTTCGTTCAATTGTAGGACCATGCAAAGGTAAAGTGTAACTATAACTATCTGTTGAATGATCATTAGAAACAGCTAAAGTAATCTTATATTGACTTAACTTGAATGTGTGTATTGGATTTTGAAAATTAGAGGTTATTCCATCACCAAAATCCCAATAATACCTTGAAATCAAACCATAAGACTTATCCCTAAAAACAATAGTCAACTCATCACCATTAACCAAGAATGAGTCAATTGTGAAGTTAGCCAAAACATTACTATTATAGTCCACCTGGAAATTGTCAATATATGCGTTTCCATATTTTTGAAGCAGCTTCAATTCATGATAACCGTTTATAGTTGATGTGTCCAATTTAACTTCTTCCCATCGATATTTAGCATAACCGGTTTTAACAATAGTATAATCCAATACTGGAGAGTCATCCAAACAGACACTAACAGTAGCATTAGTTGTAGGAGACATATACCAGAAACTTAAACCACTAATTGTGTCAAAGTTAATTTTCTGGGAAATATAACTACCTTCTCCAGTTAAGCTGACGAAAGATGATCCGTTTTTTCCATCAAAATTGGAATTTACAACAGAAACATCAACACTATCCCAGCCACTAGTCTTATCTACTTCAAAACTAGGATTGACGATAACATCATTGACACTGTAGTCATCATCAGGACTAGATTCCATTTGATCTGCATTATACGAATTATCCATAAGCACTGAATCTTCAGCAGACAATAGTGTAGTTTCATTTGCATCGCTGCTTGCATAAACACCACCTACAGATAATAAAAAAAGTATTAATATGAATAATATAATACTTTTATTAAAATTTTTTTTAAACATACTACTTTTCTCTTCGTTATTTAAAAAAAAGGTTGACACTTAAAGGATTTAAACCTTTTAAAAGCATCCTGCGACTATATAAAAAAAATAATAAAAAAAAATAAAGAAAGAGAAAAAAATATTTTTCAATTTTACTTCTTTATTTTTTAACTGTTAATTTTATTTTTTTACTGGTTGCTTTATAGGATTTGTTTCCTGCAAATTTGATTTTTGCTGTGTATTTACCTTTTTTATTTAATTTTGTTATTTTAAAGGTTGCAACACCTTTAGCATTTGTTTTTGCTTTATAGGTTTTTCCTTTAACTTTTAAAGTAACTTTAACCTTTTTAATAGCCTTACCACTTTTTGTTTTAAGAGTGATTTTGTATTTTTTAGTTTTAGTTTTCACTTTAAAAGTTTTCTTTTTAGCAACAATCTTAGATGCAACTTTAACTGTTTTAGCAGTAGTAGTGGTGGTTGTTTGAGTATTTGTGTTTGTAGAACCACCATTTCCAGTAGTGTTAGTTGCATTACTGGTGTTGTTTGTTGTATTTTCCTTTTGAGGTACAGTGAAGTTAAAATTCATTGAAGTGACATTAGCGTTGTATGTATCATCGCCAGGATAATTGAATTTAATTTCAATGTATTCATCAGGTAAATCAGAAATTGTGAATTTACCATTAGCATCAGTAACATTAGATAATGTCTCACCGCCATTAACAGTATAATTCACATTAGCGCCAACAACAGCTTTACCATTTTCATCTTTTAATGTAATGGTGATAACTTTGCTTTCATTAGCAATTATCATACCAGTGTTTAATTTAAAATCAAATGATTTAGCATTATTTGTTGGATTGTATGTTTTATTACCAGTATAATTAGCAACTATATTGATTAAACCAGTTAAATCATTAATGGTGAATTTACCATTAGCATCAGTAACATTAGATAATGTCTTACCGTCATTAATGGTATAATTCACATTAGCACCTGAAATAGCATTACCGTCACTGTCTTTTAATGTGATAACAATGCTGCCTTTTTCGGTTGATTCAATACTTAATGAAGTATCTAATGGTTTGGCAACAATACTTACAGGATTATCACCATTAACTAGAGTGTATTCTTCATCCAGTAATGTGAATTTTACCTCATCACTTACTGCACCTGCAGTGAATTTTAATTCCCCTTGATTATCACTGATAACAATTGGAGAAGTTACTTCACCGTTTGTACTGGTAAAGTCCAAAGTTAAATCATTCAATGCACCATCCATACTTCCGGTATTTGGTACAAATTCCACTTTAATTGTGTATTCACTACCAGAATACATTTCACTGTCAACAGATGTGAGAACCAATCTCAAGTAGGAATCATATCCAGTTACTTGATTAGTTCCAAACCAGTTATTATTCATGGTTGCACCATTGAGTGTTAAATCTCCAGTATTGTGGTATATTGCATTGTAGCTGATTGTTGCAGATCCACCAGTAATGTTGATTGCATTGTTGTTGTTTTTAATAATGTTATTGGTTAATTCCAATTCACCGGCAGTTTGTGTAATTGCAACATTACAGTTAGTTAAATTACTTTTGGTGATTTTTGATTTACCACCATTTACAATAACTCCACTATTCTCAATATTAACATTATTAATACTACAATTATTAGTGAGAGTTAAATAAGTATTATCAAATGTTACATTCTCTACTGTAAGGTTTCCTGATTCTGATACAATTTTTGAATCAATAATGTCAGAATTACTCAATATCATATTTGCATCATCAATAACATTTAAAATACAATTATTACTTATTGTACTGTCATTAACAATTACATAACCTTTAACAGTTAATTTACCTGCATTAATAGTGGAATTATAAATATTAGTATCTGCAATTAATGTTAAACCTACATTGTTGAATGTATTATTAATTAAATCGATATTACCTTCATTTAAGTTTAAGTTAACATTAATATCAGAATCACGAATGATTAATTTAGAATCATTAGATGTTGCAAAAATACTATTTTGATTTAATTCAACATCCTTGATGATTACAGTTGCACCATCAGTTACACTGAATACCGGATTTGCGGAATCTTTAGATTGTAAAATTGCTCCATTAAAGTTTAATGTTAAGTTTTTGTCAATTACTAAATTTTCAACAAAGACCATTCCTGGATCAATATTAATAACATCATTTTCACTAGCATTACTTATAGCATCTTGAACTGAACTGTAACTAACACCAGTACCAGCTATTGTAGGTAATGATAAACTAAACTCATAGGTACAATTATCTACTTCCACACCATCATGATAAATATGTAAAGTTACTGAATGATTGCCTTGTCCAAAGGTATGTGTTGGGTTTCGAGAAGTTGTGTTGGTTCCATCATCAAATTCCCAATAATAACCAGATATCCTACCATATGAATTATCAGTGAAAGTTATGGAGATTTCACCATTTTTAACAGAAGGTACAGAACTGGTGAAATTAGCAATATTTTCATAATTCTGATATTTAATATTATCAATCCAAATACCTGGACCAGTACCTAAGTATCCCATTAATGTAACATTATGAACTCCTGAAATACTACTGGTATCAAAATTATGATTGTACCAATCAGCAAAATGGATAACAGAAAGATAATTGCTTTCTCCACCTAATCTTTCACCATCAATATATACAAATATTCTTGCACCTGAAGAAGAACCAACTCCGCTAAGGGTAATTGTGCGAGCAAAAGCCTGAATTGAATCAACATCAGTCAAATCAACTTCTTTTTGCATTATAGGATACAAATCAGTTAGGTTTGAACTAGTTTTATTAACAACTACATGAATACTGTAATTTCCATCATATGATTGAGCATAATTATGACTTGCAATATCATATAATATCCATCCATCCAAATCACCCTCGAAACTATCAACATTAGATGTGTGTATTTTATAATTATATAATGTCAATATATTTTCTTTAGTTGTAGTATTGTTATTTCCGTATTTATCAATAACAGTTAATGATATATCAAAAGAACCATATGAAGAATATATATTATACTCCGGGAATTTAGTATCATTGTAAATTTGACCATTACCATAATCCATAATCCAACGTACAATATCCCCCGAAGATTTATCAGTGAAATAAACTGTAGCACTACTACCCGTATTAATTCTAATTTCATATTCAAAATCTGCAACTAAAGTATAATTTTCAGGAGGATTATCTGAAGATGTTTTATCATAATTAAATGTAAAACATAATGAATCAATGTACACAGGCTTATTATTTAAAGGTGCATTAAATTTCAAATTTTGGATACCAGTATAAGAAACATTTTGCTCAAAATAATCCCATGAATCCATAGCATTTGAAGCAGTAATCTTTTTAATATTGTCATCCCCAACAGTAACAGTTAAAGAACCTGCTCTAGTTGGAATCTTATACCAAAACCCAATTTTTTCAACATAAGTCCAATCAACATCTCTAGAAATAGAAGCCTTATTTAAAACAACATAAGAACCATCATACCCATTATCATCAGACAAATCTGCATTACCAGTACTAGTCCACCCATCTAAATCATCAAAAGAATAAGTATTGTTTTTTGGTTTAAGTGTTAAAACTAATGAATCAATGTACACAGGCTTATTATTTAAAGGTGCATTAAATTTCAAATTTTGGATACCAGTATAAGAAACATTTTGCTCAAAATAATCCCATGAATCCATAGCATTTGAAGCAGTAATCTTTTTAATATTGTCATCCCCAACAGTAACAGTTAAAGAACCTGCTCTAGTTGGAATCTTATACCAAAACCCAATTTTTTCAACATAA from Methanobrevibacter thaueri includes the following:
- a CDS encoding chitobiase/beta-hexosaminidase C-terminal domain-containing protein, which produces MFKKNFNKSIILFILILFLLSVGGVYASSDANETTLLSAEDSVLMDNSYNADQMESSPDDDYSVNDVIVNPSFEVDKTSGWDSVDVSVVNSNFDGKNGSSFVSLTGEGSYISQKINFDTISGLSFWYMSPTTNATVSVCLDDSPVLDYTIVKTGYAKYRWEEVKLDTSTINGYHELKLLQKYGNAYIDNFQVDYNSNVLANFTIDSFLVNGDELTIVFRDKSYGLISRYYWDFGDGITSNFQNPIHTFKLSQYKITLAVSNDHSTDSYSYTLPLHGPTIERTGIEYSSIQDAIDNANNGDTIIMTPNVFVDSYFENLVIDKDLTLDFNSCKLLSKGDNVPLVIVSDGAKVTFKNISLQGNNILKSDYQSSLTIENSQISNANITSDANILFRNNGFGNGFLSIDALCAVVEYCNFSDYAVVVNDAKSRISNNFFVGCDIAVTQNAGELNLTGNSIYGNGIGVNVSGGESNINFNEIHSNNRFGLVYSNDVIDYSNNWWGLNNPSFNCGLIVPDDYFDVLQISDASSGMDSWIVLNITKHDLDYHYWIRGVTYYNLTIDLNHNNLGEDISQLGNLPSKFYEFKFNNVEFEIFIENGFKEYLFSWGYLTSDVSEMNIQFINQFLSIELDTRQVTFNIANETIYLTVNGKTYENTYSKWVANDTLKISYITPSTSFKDTMEVVIECNDSEAIIFYTLDGSDAGYSSTRKVYTGPFTINETTVVHYVALDSLGNFYMIEDSIIQVNDLSVTRNHCFILFSSVGGETGYNSIYYTLDGTNPVDSNSKIVYTHPFFIEEVSNLRARWPYYFWTGTENILKSYPFRIYTYNYDFSTTYLKEVNTTSSGAVWGKYQGDINNSGVTNYSGPLNNISKWSLENFISSGSAVVDSEGHIFISGDDGYLYCLNSQGLVIWRFGTTSKIICTPTIGNDGNIYFVNWLNSTLYCLSPEGQLVWKYVLGDYNTGSSPIFGYNDTLYVISGDDTYSTLFAFKDMKLLWSSKFPALIAHTPIIGDDGAVYLISKSNYLFGVNVDGSLKFGVYLTIGDEEALNVISGNPANFVVGSGYYASLSRDDKFIYIVDHYAVSAYYFNGTHAWHKRVSGASGTPTVYNGVLYVSGTSGLYALNASDGNQLWFKALKTTSLSLSSPLISNDSVIYLSGNSTVYAISLDGELLWSYSIPSKYGGAFSVSSPTLTDDGTLIVTTIQGIYAFNDIAAEFTYSHVDGTERTIQFTDLSTKGNNSYFWSFGDGYYSTEQNPQHMYGEPGRYRVELVVEHDGVNLARNTTIEVVSYDITPPAPVTAYINNTVTSGGVFPSTQTVTLSSRDDSDEYIIYYTVDGSNPMNSSTRRMYIEPVDIESYTVLNAVAVDLSNNYGRVTSLTFNITDAINVNDRVNSTLIQMIQELLDNAEPYSKFVFDYPVLYGANFTINKPLNIITNVNTRLVGNSVQPVFTINADNTTINGFTIENGADGVLINSASNVKIINSIISGDNGVAISNGENVVVKDTQIVNSTNGIQVTGSKDTVIDRVSVVNSTKNGVYLKGTSGTVISNSLLENNGVDPYFSEANNILLDGNENTRIVNNTINYGYFGLYFKNTNKNTLVDNNVIYEGIGDAIYLSGRYIGLNVTHNRIEGCFMGINFNGYSEDVEVLSNLIWKIHSHEGEPESGREYDLFYNFRHTTDLYAQYDNAIQVFELASNFHGEVHIENNVCVLVEHRAWESRKTSTPIQSGCDGYGYNLMDGSDSYHWLTSGATHYQEGFVNLVLDRIGDSSYRLRLQNMRTGEFLSEIPAFDVTFTAGRYTQTVKFIDNQAVATFDVASSITTITAKISAEIKKSISWNTPIAEGYSSSNRDHDPGYEAGEAIDNPNPKAPSIADMIKRFTGSGNSNAGNGYGTGTGNGQGSGNGHGSSGHGGSDLNGREGEVEGDVSTVQSNTGTSPSIGVEAAASGDSESVEGGSESGEVPESVNAYEVKKVINIDDSNWKFVLAVVLFSCIVLCGYAYRKRKDDDGDEI